Proteins from one Dermacentor variabilis isolate Ectoservices chromosome 1, ASM5094787v1, whole genome shotgun sequence genomic window:
- the Tg gene encoding transglutaminase isoform X2 has translation MGDVSSRLQGNDDDGQPGNPNEVVRVRAVDMYVTYNAENHFTRGFARTKSQKPAPVFRRGQSFTMVITLNRAFNQETDSLSLFFGIEGENRTTYTKETVAMVPVDFRSTEALSSGTWSAVVRKSEDKALLVEVMTPSTCIVGSWIMDVDTKMRNVVESVGARFTYPDPIFILFNPWNKDDSVYMDNAEARFEYVLAHSGIIWRGTYNNMKPSPWKYGHFEENVLDCCLYLLRRVGSLPLQACGNPVLVARHISAVVNSSDDQGVLAGNWTTNFAGGVPPVSWTGSHPILQQYFKTKKPVKFGQCWVFAGVTTAVCRALGIPARTVTNYYSAHDTQGSATVDQFYDENAKPVEKLNTDSIWNFHVWNEVWMRRPDLGKADEYDGWQVIDATPQEMSGGIFACGPSSVKAIKGGELAKPYDCTFVFSEVNADQVYWRYDSPRKPLKMLKKITERVGMLISTKAVGRWEREDVTMEYKFSEGTQEERDVVLKALRENNHAYSRFYLNDSMDDVQFVIDPIKEVLVGSSIVVRAKAINKSAARAYQCKIAVRIETVNYTGMTKRALKHQNFPVTLRPNAEEMLSLTVHYKDYERDISDQATFKVTMMATIPEVKYDYIAQEDFMLTMPEIEIKAYGPVTVGQRQKFTASFQNPLPDKLTRCFFAIEGPGLSRPYYLALREGVQPRSEAWVEFALTPATMGPRSIAAKFISQQLNDVEGFLEVNVQGEEPGDAPLSNTVE, from the exons ATGGGGGATGTGAGCAGCCGACTTCAGGGCAACGACGACGATGGGCAGC CCGGAAACCCAAACGAAGTGGTCCGGGTGCGCGCCGTGGACATGTACGTGACGTACAACGCGGAGAACCACTTCACGAGGGGATTCGCCCGGACTAAATCACAAAAACCAGCCCCCGTGTTTCGGCGGGGGCAGTCTTTCACAATGGTGATCACCTTGAACAGAGCCTTCAACCAGGAGACCGACTCGTTGTCCCTCTTCTTTGGAATAGAAG GCGAGAACCGCACAACCTACACAAAGGAGACGGTCGCCATGGTCCCCGTGGATTTCAGAAGCACAGAGGCTTTGTCGTCCGGCACCTGGAGTGCTGTTGTGAGAAAATCGGAGGATAAGGCCCTACTTGTCGAG GTTATGACCCCATCGACGTGCATCGTTGGATCGTGGATTATGGATGTCGACACCAAGATGCGTAACGTCGTGGAATCCGTGGGGGCCCGTTTTACTTATCCGGACCCTATATTCATACTCTTCAACCCGTGGAACAAAG ATGACTCTGTGTACATGGACAACGCCGAAGCAAGGTTCGAGTACGTGCTCGCTCACAGCGGCATCATCTGGCGTGGAACCTACAATAACATGAAGCCAAGCCCTTGGAAATACGGCCAT TTCGAAGAGAATGTCCTGGACTGCTGCCTTTATTTACTGAGACGCGTCGGCAGCCTTCCTTTGCAAGCGTGTGGAAATCCTGTACTTGTTGCTCGCCACATTTCTGCCGTG GTGAACTCGTCAGACGACCAGGGTGTACTCGCTGGAAATTGGACCACAAATTTCGCTGGCGGCGTCCCTCCGGTCTCCTGGACAGGCAGCCATCCGATCCTGCAACAGTACTTCAAGACCAAAAAGCCTGTCAAATTTGGACAGTGCTGGGTCTTCGCCGGTGTCACTACCGCGG TTTGCCGGGCACTCGGCATTCCAGCGAGGACGGTGACCAACTATTACTCGGCGCACGACACTCAGGGTAGCGCGACAGTGGATCAGTTCTACGACGAGAATGCCAAACCCGTGGAGAAACTCAACACCGACTCAATCTG GAACTTCCACGTATGGAACGAAGTTTGGATGAGGCGACCAGATCTTGGAAAAGCGGATGAATACGACGGTTGGCAGGTCATCGATGCTACACCACAGGAAATGTCCGGAG gtATCTTCGCCTGCGGACCGTCAAGTGTGAAGGCCATCAAGGGTGGAGAGCTTGCTAAGCCATACGACTGCACTTTCGTGTTTTCAGAAGTGAATGCCGATCAGGTTTACTGGCGCTACGACAGCCCGAGGAAACCTCTTAAGATGCTCAAGAAGATCACAGAGAG AGTCGGGATGTTAATAAGCACCAAGGCCGTGGGCCGCTGGGAGAGGGAAGACGTTACCATGGAATACAAGTTCTCGGAGGGTAC CCAAGAAGAAAGGGACGTGGTTCTGAAGGCTTTGAGGGAGAACAACCACGCGTACTCTCGGTTCTACCTCAACGACTCTATGGACGACGTGCAATTCGTCATCGACCCCATCAAGGAAGTGCTTGTAGGATCCTCGATAGTG GTCCGGGCTAAAGCTATCAACAAAAGCGCAGCTAGGGCTTACCAATGCAAGATCGCTGTCCGCATAGAGACGGTTAACTACACTGGAATGACCAAGAGAGCGCTCAAGCATCAGAACTTCCCGGTCACCCTCAGGCCAAATGCCG AGGAGATGCTTTCCTTGACGGTTCACTACAAAGACTACGAAAGAGACATCAGCGACCAAGCCACCTTTAAGGTTACCATGATGGCGACTATTCCGGAAGTCAAATACGACTACATTGCTCAAGAGGACTTCATGCTCACCATGCCGGAAATCGAGATCAAG GCATATGGTCCCGTCACCGTCGGACAGCGGCAAAAGTTTACGGCAAGCTTCCAGAACCCTCTGCCGGACAAGCTTACCAGGTGCTTCTTCGCCATCGAAGGACCGGGTCTGAGCCGACCATACTACCTCGCACTGCGAGA
- the Tg gene encoding transglutaminase isoform X1 has protein sequence MGDVSSRLQGNDDDGQPGNPNEVVRVRAVDMYVTYNAENHFTRGFARTKSQKPAPVFRRGQSFTMVITLNRAFNQETDSLSLFFGIEGENRTTYTKETVAMVPVDFRSTEALSSGTWSAVVRKSEDKALLVEVMTPSTCIVGSWIMDVDTKMRNVVESVGARFTYPDPIFILFNPWNKDDSVYMDNAEARFEYVLAHSGIIWRGTYNNMKPSPWKYGHFEENVLDCCLYLLRRVGSLPLQACGNPVLVARHISAVVNSSDDQGVLAGNWTTNFAGGVPPVSWTGSHPILQQYFKTKKPVKFGQCWVFAGVTTAVCRALGIPARTVTNYYSAHDTQGSATVDQFYDENAKPVEKLNTDSIWNFHVWNEVWMRRPDLGKADEYDGWQVIDATPQEMSGGIFACGPSSVKAIKGGELAKPYDCTFVFSEVNADQVYWRYDSPRKPLKMLKKITERVGMLISTKAVGRWEREDVTMEYKFSEGSQEERDVVLKALRENNHAYSRFYLNDSMDDVQFVIDPIKEVLVGSSIVVRAKAINKSAARAYQCKIAVRIETVNYTGMTKRALKHQNFPVTLRPNAEEMLSLTVHYKDYERDISDQATFKVTMMATIPEVKYDYIAQEDFMLTMPEIEIKAYGPVTVGQRQKFTASFQNPLPDKLTRCFFAIEGPGLSRPYYLALREGVQPRSEAWVEFALTPATMGPRSIAAKFISQQLNDVEGFLEVNVQGEEPGDAPLSNTVE, from the exons ATGGGGGATGTGAGCAGCCGACTTCAGGGCAACGACGACGATGGGCAGC CCGGAAACCCAAACGAAGTGGTCCGGGTGCGCGCCGTGGACATGTACGTGACGTACAACGCGGAGAACCACTTCACGAGGGGATTCGCCCGGACTAAATCACAAAAACCAGCCCCCGTGTTTCGGCGGGGGCAGTCTTTCACAATGGTGATCACCTTGAACAGAGCCTTCAACCAGGAGACCGACTCGTTGTCCCTCTTCTTTGGAATAGAAG GCGAGAACCGCACAACCTACACAAAGGAGACGGTCGCCATGGTCCCCGTGGATTTCAGAAGCACAGAGGCTTTGTCGTCCGGCACCTGGAGTGCTGTTGTGAGAAAATCGGAGGATAAGGCCCTACTTGTCGAG GTTATGACCCCATCGACGTGCATCGTTGGATCGTGGATTATGGATGTCGACACCAAGATGCGTAACGTCGTGGAATCCGTGGGGGCCCGTTTTACTTATCCGGACCCTATATTCATACTCTTCAACCCGTGGAACAAAG ATGACTCTGTGTACATGGACAACGCCGAAGCAAGGTTCGAGTACGTGCTCGCTCACAGCGGCATCATCTGGCGTGGAACCTACAATAACATGAAGCCAAGCCCTTGGAAATACGGCCAT TTCGAAGAGAATGTCCTGGACTGCTGCCTTTATTTACTGAGACGCGTCGGCAGCCTTCCTTTGCAAGCGTGTGGAAATCCTGTACTTGTTGCTCGCCACATTTCTGCCGTG GTGAACTCGTCAGACGACCAGGGTGTACTCGCTGGAAATTGGACCACAAATTTCGCTGGCGGCGTCCCTCCGGTCTCCTGGACAGGCAGCCATCCGATCCTGCAACAGTACTTCAAGACCAAAAAGCCTGTCAAATTTGGACAGTGCTGGGTCTTCGCCGGTGTCACTACCGCGG TTTGCCGGGCACTCGGCATTCCAGCGAGGACGGTGACCAACTATTACTCGGCGCACGACACTCAGGGTAGCGCGACAGTGGATCAGTTCTACGACGAGAATGCCAAACCCGTGGAGAAACTCAACACCGACTCAATCTG GAACTTCCACGTATGGAACGAAGTTTGGATGAGGCGACCAGATCTTGGAAAAGCGGATGAATACGACGGTTGGCAGGTCATCGATGCTACACCACAGGAAATGTCCGGAG gtATCTTCGCCTGCGGACCGTCAAGTGTGAAGGCCATCAAGGGTGGAGAGCTTGCTAAGCCATACGACTGCACTTTCGTGTTTTCAGAAGTGAATGCCGATCAGGTTTACTGGCGCTACGACAGCCCGAGGAAACCTCTTAAGATGCTCAAGAAGATCACAGAGAG AGTCGGGATGTTAATAAGCACCAAGGCCGTGGGCCGCTGGGAGAGGGAAGACGTTACCATGGAATACAAGTTCTCGGAGG GTAGCCAAGAAGAAAGGGACGTGGTTCTGAAGGCTTTGAGGGAGAACAACCACGCGTACTCTCGGTTCTACCTCAACGACTCTATGGACGACGTGCAATTCGTCATCGACCCCATCAAGGAAGTGCTTGTAGGATCCTCGATAGTG GTCCGGGCTAAAGCTATCAACAAAAGCGCAGCTAGGGCTTACCAATGCAAGATCGCTGTCCGCATAGAGACGGTTAACTACACTGGAATGACCAAGAGAGCGCTCAAGCATCAGAACTTCCCGGTCACCCTCAGGCCAAATGCCG AGGAGATGCTTTCCTTGACGGTTCACTACAAAGACTACGAAAGAGACATCAGCGACCAAGCCACCTTTAAGGTTACCATGATGGCGACTATTCCGGAAGTCAAATACGACTACATTGCTCAAGAGGACTTCATGCTCACCATGCCGGAAATCGAGATCAAG GCATATGGTCCCGTCACCGTCGGACAGCGGCAAAAGTTTACGGCAAGCTTCCAGAACCCTCTGCCGGACAAGCTTACCAGGTGCTTCTTCGCCATCGAAGGACCGGGTCTGAGCCGACCATACTACCTCGCACTGCGAGA